From Alphaproteobacteria bacterium, the proteins below share one genomic window:
- a CDS encoding branched-chain amino acid ABC transporter permease, with product MSFFIALIVDGILAGSIYALIALAFVVVYKAARIINFALGECVMLGALLVAFGLHGLGLGLAPALLFAASGMAALALLFSRLVLYRLLGAPLIPLIMVTLGLGALIRGGGTIMLGGVPREIVLPIDRAPIEIGSLQVGTDRLAAAIIAALCVAAVGWFHHRSRTGVALRAIAEDRVAATASGIDVPRYVALTWVAMGVICVAAGSLWTFVSGGGFSVALVGLKVFPIVIIGGLDSIAGTMVGAMLVGVLESLAAGYLDPGFGTIAAWLVLILVLILRPHGLFGTARVERV from the coding sequence GTGTCCTTCTTCATCGCCCTCATCGTCGACGGCATCCTCGCCGGATCGATCTACGCGCTGATCGCGCTTGCCTTCGTCGTGGTCTACAAGGCCGCGCGCATCATCAATTTCGCTCTCGGCGAATGCGTCATGCTGGGCGCGCTGCTGGTGGCCTTCGGGCTGCACGGGCTCGGGCTGGGCCTGGCGCCCGCGCTGCTCTTTGCCGCTTCGGGCATGGCGGCGCTGGCGCTGCTGTTCAGCCGTCTGGTGCTGTACCGCCTGCTCGGCGCGCCGCTGATCCCGCTGATCATGGTCACCCTGGGCCTGGGCGCGCTGATCCGCGGCGGCGGCACGATCATGCTGGGCGGCGTGCCGCGCGAGATCGTCCTGCCGATAGACCGCGCGCCGATCGAGATCGGCAGCCTGCAGGTCGGCACTGACCGGCTGGCGGCGGCGATCATCGCGGCGCTGTGCGTCGCGGCGGTCGGCTGGTTCCATCACCGCAGCCGCACCGGCGTGGCATTGCGCGCCATCGCCGAGGATCGCGTCGCGGCGACGGCGTCGGGCATCGATGTCCCGCGTTACGTGGCCCTGACCTGGGTGGCGATGGGCGTGATCTGCGTCGCCGCCGGATCGCTGTGGACCTTCGTCTCGGGCGGTGGATTCAGCGTCGCGCTGGTCGGGCTGAAGGTGTTCCCGATCGTCATCATCGGCGGCCTCGACAGCATTGCCGGCACCATGGTCGGCGCGATGCTCGTGGGCGTGCTGGAGAGTCTCGCCGCCGGCTATCTCGATCCCGGCTTCGGCACCATCGCCGCGTGGCTCGTGCTGATCCTCGTGCTGATCCTGCGCCCGCACGGGTTGTTCGGCACCGCGCGGGTCGAGCGCGTCTAG
- a CDS encoding LLM class flavin-dependent oxidoreductase: MQLWTTTVASPRGTMRVAQQAEQAGWDGLLVVDSQNLSGDPYVALAMAATVTTKLGLGTGVTNSVTRHAAVTANSITSVNRVSQGRAVLGIGRGDSALAHLGRAPAKLAQFERYLRQLQVYLRGESVAFDDIDIPFDVAPPMSALELANAPSASRIAWIAEGAKVPVEVAASGPRVIAISALHADRIMFTLGADVERIDWGIELARQTRRDAGLDPDGITYGAYVNSGCHTNIETARSLVRGGLTTFARFSVMHGKTSGPLGAKDRDVLNNLRNAYDMRTHTRGDSQQATTLTNEFIDRFAIVGPPETCVKRFEALKKLGLERIATSGATRGADPNHAAAGRALFEKEVLPAIR; this comes from the coding sequence ATGCAACTTTGGACCACGACGGTCGCCTCGCCGCGCGGCACGATGCGCGTGGCGCAGCAGGCCGAGCAGGCCGGCTGGGACGGGCTGCTGGTCGTCGATTCGCAGAACCTTTCCGGCGATCCCTATGTCGCGCTGGCGATGGCGGCCACGGTGACCACGAAGCTCGGCCTGGGCACCGGCGTCACCAATTCCGTCACGCGCCACGCCGCCGTCACCGCCAACTCGATCACCTCGGTCAATCGCGTGTCGCAGGGCCGCGCCGTGCTCGGCATCGGCCGCGGCGACTCCGCCCTGGCGCATCTGGGACGCGCGCCGGCGAAGCTGGCGCAGTTCGAGCGCTACCTGCGCCAGCTGCAGGTCTACCTGCGCGGCGAGTCGGTGGCGTTCGACGACATCGACATCCCGTTCGACGTCGCGCCGCCGATGTCGGCGCTCGAGCTCGCCAACGCGCCCTCGGCCAGCCGCATCGCCTGGATCGCCGAGGGCGCCAAGGTGCCGGTCGAGGTCGCTGCCAGCGGCCCCAGGGTGATCGCGATCTCCGCCCTGCACGCCGATCGCATCATGTTCACCCTGGGCGCCGACGTCGAACGCATCGACTGGGGCATCGAGCTGGCGCGCCAGACGCGGCGGGACGCCGGTCTCGATCCCGACGGCATCACCTACGGCGCCTACGTCAATTCGGGTTGCCACACGAACATCGAGACGGCGCGCAGCCTGGTGCGCGGCGGGCTGACCACCTTCGCCCGCTTCTCGGTGATGCATGGCAAAACCAGCGGCCCGCTCGGCGCCAAGGACCGCGACGTGCTGAACAATCTGCGCAACGCCTACGACATGCGCACCCATACGCGCGGCGACTCGCAGCAGGCCACGACGCTGACCAACGAGTTCATCGACCGCTTCGCCATCGTCGGCCCGCCCGAGACCTGCGTGAAGCGATTCGAGGCGCTGAAGAAGCTCGGCCTCGAGCGCATCGCCACGTCGGGCGCCACGCGCGGCGCCGACCCGAACCACGCCGCGGCCGGCCGCGCCCTGTTCGAGAAGGAGGTGCTGCCGGCGATCCGCTAG
- the typA gene encoding translational GTPase TypA: protein MKLRNIAIIAHVDHGKTTLVDALLRQSGTFRDNQQVAERALDSNDLERERGITILAKCTSVVWKDTRINIVDTPGHADFGGEVERILSMVDGVVVLVDAAEGVLPQTKFVTGKALRLGLRPIVVINKIDRPDARPDEVLNEIFDLFVALDANDKQLDFPTLYASGRQGWADPELQGARKDLSPLFDLVVGHVPPPKVEADAPFRMLVTTLEYDSFLGRVLTGRILSGSVKANSTVKALSRTNSQIEQTRITKLLAFRGLERTGVETAEAGDIVAIAGFKTATVADTICELAVEEAIESQPIDPPTLAMTFSVNDSPLAGREGDKVTSRMIRARLFRESEGNVAIRVRETENADAYEVAGRGELQLGVLIETMRREGFELAISRPRVLFRADPQTGQQMEPIEEVVVDVDEQFSGVVVDKLSQRRAEMTEMRPSGAGKVRIVFHAPSRGLIGYHGEFLTDTRGTGVMNRLFHSYGPHRGPIGGRSKGVLIANGMGEAVAYALWNLEDRGPMFIDPGTQVYEGMIIGEHTRDSDLEVNPLKGKQLTNIRTTSKDEAVRLTPPRRMSLEQAITYVEDDELVEVTPKAIRIRKRLLNPEDRKRAKKQAAANG, encoded by the coding sequence ATGAAGCTCCGCAATATCGCGATCATCGCGCATGTCGACCATGGCAAGACGACCCTGGTCGATGCGCTGCTGCGCCAGAGCGGCACCTTCCGCGACAACCAGCAGGTCGCCGAGCGGGCGCTGGACTCCAACGACCTGGAGCGCGAGCGCGGCATCACCATCCTGGCCAAGTGCACGTCGGTGGTGTGGAAGGACACGCGCATCAACATCGTCGACACGCCGGGCCACGCCGATTTCGGCGGCGAGGTCGAGCGCATCCTCTCGATGGTCGACGGCGTGGTGGTGCTGGTCGATGCCGCGGAAGGCGTGCTGCCGCAGACCAAGTTCGTCACCGGCAAGGCGCTGCGCCTGGGCCTGCGGCCTATCGTGGTGATCAACAAGATCGACCGGCCCGACGCGCGGCCCGACGAGGTGCTGAACGAGATCTTCGATCTCTTCGTCGCGCTGGACGCCAACGACAAGCAGCTCGACTTCCCGACGCTCTACGCCTCGGGCCGCCAGGGCTGGGCCGATCCTGAGCTCCAGGGCGCGCGTAAGGATCTTTCGCCGCTGTTCGATCTCGTCGTCGGCCATGTGCCGCCGCCGAAGGTCGAGGCCGACGCGCCATTCCGCATGCTGGTGACGACGCTGGAGTACGACTCCTTCCTCGGCCGCGTGCTGACCGGCCGCATTCTCAGCGGTTCGGTGAAGGCCAACTCGACGGTCAAGGCGCTGTCGCGCACCAACAGCCAGATCGAGCAGACCCGCATCACCAAGCTGCTGGCCTTCCGCGGCCTGGAGCGTACCGGCGTCGAGACCGCCGAGGCGGGCGACATTGTCGCCATCGCCGGCTTCAAGACCGCGACTGTCGCCGACACGATCTGCGAGCTCGCGGTCGAGGAGGCGATCGAATCCCAGCCGATCGATCCGCCGACGCTCGCCATGACCTTCTCGGTCAACGACTCGCCGCTGGCGGGCCGCGAGGGCGACAAGGTCACCAGCCGCATGATCCGCGCGCGACTGTTCCGCGAGTCGGAAGGCAACGTCGCCATCCGCGTGCGCGAGACGGAGAACGCCGACGCATACGAGGTCGCCGGCCGCGGTGAGCTGCAGCTCGGCGTGCTGATCGAGACCATGCGCCGCGAGGGCTTCGAGCTCGCCATCAGCCGCCCGCGCGTGCTGTTCCGCGCCGATCCGCAGACCGGCCAGCAGATGGAGCCGATCGAGGAGGTCGTGGTCGACGTCGACGAGCAATTCTCCGGCGTCGTGGTCGACAAGCTCTCGCAGCGCCGCGCCGAGATGACCGAGATGCGGCCCAGCGGCGCCGGCAAGGTGCGCATCGTTTTCCACGCGCCCTCGCGCGGCCTGATCGGCTATCACGGCGAGTTCCTCACCGACACGCGCGGCACCGGCGTGATGAACCGGCTGTTCCACAGCTACGGCCCGCACCGCGGCCCGATCGGCGGCCGCTCCAAGGGCGTGCTGATCGCCAACGGCATGGGCGAGGCGGTGGCCTATGCGCTGTGGAACCTCGAGGATCGCGGCCCGATGTTCATCGACCCGGGCACGCAGGTCTACGAGGGCATGATCATCGGCGAGCACACGCGCGACAGCGACCTCGAGGTCAACCCGCTGAAGGGCAAGCAGCTCACCAACATCCGCACGACGTCGAAGGACGAGGCGGTGCGGCTCACCCCGCCGCGCCGCATGAGCCTCGAGCAGGCCATCACCTATGTCGAGGACGACGAGCTGGTCGAGGTCACGCCCAAGGCCATCCGCATCCGCAAGCGCCTGCTGAACCCCGAGGACCGCAAGCGCGCCAAGAAGCAGGCGGCGGCGAACGGGTGA
- a CDS encoding VOC family protein translates to MVRTMNLAKNHIDVGLFSNRRDQQLAFWQGPVGLPYDHLGKLGGGMQQHRHHMNGSILKMNHARDPLPSLPPSGIVEVLIAREGLDAPRHLIDPDGNRVSLVPRGCEGVVGVGVVLRVNNRDATEHFYRHVMQFEAASRGVYRCGDSLVIVGEEGKVEKSKEWRAPGYRYTTVQIWDAAKEHDGILARGGEEGAPLRVLGETVRYSFVCDPDGNHIEISQRASLTGGHL, encoded by the coding sequence ATGGTGCGCACCATGAACCTCGCCAAGAACCACATCGACGTCGGCCTGTTCAGCAACCGGCGCGATCAGCAGCTCGCCTTCTGGCAGGGACCGGTCGGCCTGCCCTACGACCATCTCGGCAAGCTGGGCGGCGGCATGCAGCAGCATCGCCACCACATGAACGGCTCGATCCTCAAGATGAACCACGCGCGCGATCCTCTGCCCTCGCTGCCGCCCTCGGGCATCGTCGAGGTCCTGATCGCGCGCGAGGGCCTCGACGCGCCGCGCCACCTGATCGACCCCGACGGCAATCGCGTCAGCCTGGTACCCAGGGGCTGCGAAGGCGTGGTCGGCGTCGGTGTCGTGCTGCGCGTCAACAACCGCGATGCCACCGAGCACTTCTATCGCCACGTCATGCAGTTCGAGGCCGCGAGCCGCGGCGTCTATCGCTGCGGTGACTCGCTGGTGATCGTCGGCGAGGAAGGCAAGGTCGAGAAGAGCAAGGAGTGGCGCGCGCCGGGCTATCGCTACACCACGGTGCAGATCTGGGACGCCGCGAAGGAGCACGACGGCATCCTCGCCCGCGGCGGCGAGGAAGGCGCACCGCTGCGCGTGCTGGGCGAGACTGTGCGCTATTCCTTCGTGTGCGACCCCGACGGCAACCACATCGAAATCTCCCAGCGCGCCTCGCTCACGGGTGGGCATTTGTAA
- a CDS encoding type II toxin-antitoxin system VapC family toxin: MMYLLDTVSLSQAVKRRPGPRYVEWFARQDNQSLFVSVLTLGEVQKGIESQLGRDPQHARELEAWLVGSRSVFAGRILDVTEAIALRWGAIAARRPTPPAIDALIAATALVHGFTIVTRNVRDFERIGVAVVNPFS; encoded by the coding sequence CTGATGTACCTGCTGGATACGGTCTCACTGTCGCAAGCCGTCAAGCGGCGGCCAGGCCCTCGCTACGTCGAATGGTTCGCGCGGCAGGACAACCAGTCGCTGTTCGTCAGTGTTCTCACGTTGGGTGAGGTCCAGAAGGGAATCGAAAGCCAGCTTGGTCGCGACCCGCAGCACGCCCGAGAGCTGGAAGCCTGGCTTGTCGGTTCACGGTCTGTATTTGCGGGCAGAATCCTGGACGTGACGGAGGCTATCGCGTTGCGCTGGGGCGCGATCGCCGCGAGAAGACCAACCCCGCCGGCGATCGACGCGTTGATCGCCGCGACGGCATTGGTTCACGGCTTTACCATCGTCACGCGCAACGTGCGGGACTTCGAGCGGATCGGCGTGGCGGTCGTCAATCCGTTCAGCTGA
- a CDS encoding type II toxin-antitoxin system Phd/YefM family antitoxin → MVRKPAKPRRTRKPHGLAEPKARPFKAAPATWQLQHAKNRFSELVAAALREGPQEVTRHGKPAVVVMSKEEYDRLTGAKAKPQRTFIDFILNGPKIDGFDQIMEDVMRENRQMPDSSFDPDRDLDPD, encoded by the coding sequence ATGGTCCGCAAGCCTGCCAAGCCGCGCCGTACGCGCAAGCCCCACGGCCTCGCCGAACCCAAGGCAAGGCCGTTCAAAGCCGCGCCCGCGACCTGGCAGTTGCAGCATGCCAAGAACCGCTTCAGCGAGCTGGTGGCAGCTGCGTTGCGCGAGGGCCCACAGGAAGTGACACGCCATGGCAAGCCGGCGGTCGTCGTCATGTCAAAGGAAGAGTACGACCGGCTCACCGGCGCGAAAGCCAAGCCGCAGCGAACCTTCATCGACTTCATACTCAACGGGCCGAAGATCGATGGTTTTGACCAAATCATGGAAGACGTCATGCGTGAGAACCGGCAGATGCCGGATTCCAGCTTCGATCCCGACCGCGATCTCGATCCTGACTGA
- the gltB gene encoding glutamate synthase large subunit, protein MALPPRQGLYDPTNEHDSCGVGFVANIKGRKSHAIITQGLQILVNLDHRGAVGADPLVGDGAGCMIQMPDKLLRAWASRTGVALPPPGEYAVAMCFLPQDEKARAYAVKQFEHFIKVEGQILLGWRDVPTNLEGLGERVIETMPVIRQCLIGRGPNTRDQDAFERKILVIRKQTQNPLARLEKKKGLPGLTQLYMPSVSTRTVVYKGLLLAHQVESFYEDLRDPLTESALCLVHQRFSTNTFPSWKLAHPYRFIAHNGEINTVRGNVNWMYARRRTLESELLGADLDKMWPLIPHGQSDTACIDNALELLVAGGYPLAHAMMMLIPEAWAGNPLMDQKRRAFYEYHAALMEPWDGPASIAFTDGRQIGATLDRNGLRPARYIVTDDDHVIMASESGVLPIPEEKIVKKWRLQPGKMLLIDLEQGRIIDDEEIKRTLAEAEPYEQWLKDTQYKLEELSELPDQPMPAPTNDPATLLDRQQAFGYTQEDVQFFLEPMAKEGDDPVGSMGTDTPIAVLSNKSKLLYNYFKQNFAQVTNPPIDPIREELVMSLVSMIGPRPNLLGHQAGTHKRLEVSQPVLTNADLEKIRSISELLDGAFRTATIDTTWAASEGAEGLEDAIERICHEATDAVLADNNILILSDREVSAERIPIPALLATAAVHHHLIRQGLRMQTGLVVETGEAREVHHFCVLAGYGAEAINPYLAFETLEQIRVQNGLPFKAYEVQKHFIKAVGKGLLKVMSKMGISTYQSYCGAQIFDAVGLHSDFIEKYFTGTATTIEGAGLPEIAHETVRRHRDAYGDSPIYRNMLDVGGDYAFRLRGEDHAWTPESVGKLQHAVRGNLPDEYKAFARTINEQTERLLTIRGLMSFKLAETPVPIDEVEPAANIVRRFATGAMSFGSISREAHTTLAIAMNRIGGKSNTGEGGEEVDRFKPLPNGDSMRSAIKQVASGRFGVTTEYLVNADDLQIKMAQGAKPGEGGQLPGHKVDKNIARVRHSTPGVGLISPPPHHDIYSIEDLAQLIHDLKNANPRARVSVKLVSEVGVGTVAAGVAKCKADHVTISGFEGGTGASPLTSLTHAGSPWEIGLAETQQTLVLNGLRGRIAVQVDGGLRTGRDVAIGALLGADEFGFATAPLIAAGCIMMRKCHLNTCPVGVATQDPVLRKRFTGQPEHVINYFFFVAEELREIMAQLGFRTLNEMIGRVDRLDMRRALDHWKARGVDLSKLLHQVPAREGVAIWNSERQDHGLERALDHQLIAAAGPALDKRDPVQIEREVRNVNRTVGAMLSGEIARQHGHAGLPEGTISVKLNGTAGQSFGAFLARGVALELTGDANDYVGKGLSGGRVVVKQPAGAPRTPTENIIVGNTVLYGAIAGEAYFQGVAGERFSVRNSGAVCVVEGTGDHGCEYMTGGVVAVLGDTGRNFAAGMSGGVAYVYDPADRFRSLCNMAMVELEPVKPGDAGSDAEEADKPRQRSVSAYDNGMGDMLRFDEERLRILVERHLLYTGSERAREILADWDEAVKRFVKVMPKDYRRALLDMRAERTAAKAVAAE, encoded by the coding sequence ATGGCTCTGCCACCGAGACAGGGGCTCTACGACCCCACCAACGAGCACGATTCGTGCGGCGTCGGCTTTGTGGCCAACATCAAGGGCCGCAAATCGCACGCGATCATCACGCAGGGCCTGCAGATCCTCGTCAACCTGGATCACCGCGGCGCCGTCGGCGCCGATCCGCTGGTCGGCGACGGCGCCGGCTGCATGATCCAGATGCCCGACAAGCTCCTGCGCGCCTGGGCCAGCCGCACCGGTGTCGCCTTGCCGCCGCCGGGCGAGTACGCCGTGGCGATGTGCTTCCTGCCGCAGGACGAGAAGGCGCGCGCCTACGCGGTCAAGCAGTTCGAGCACTTCATCAAGGTCGAGGGCCAGATCCTGCTGGGCTGGCGCGACGTGCCGACCAATCTCGAGGGCCTGGGCGAGCGGGTCATCGAGACCATGCCAGTGATCCGCCAGTGCCTCATCGGCCGTGGCCCGAACACGCGGGACCAGGACGCCTTCGAGCGCAAGATTCTGGTGATCCGCAAGCAGACGCAGAATCCGCTGGCCCGGCTGGAGAAGAAGAAGGGCCTGCCCGGACTGACTCAGCTTTACATGCCCTCGGTGTCGACGCGCACGGTGGTCTACAAGGGCCTGCTGCTGGCGCACCAGGTCGAGAGCTTCTACGAGGATCTGCGCGACCCGCTGACCGAGTCGGCGCTCTGCCTCGTGCACCAGCGCTTCTCGACCAACACCTTCCCGTCGTGGAAGCTGGCGCATCCCTACCGCTTCATCGCCCACAACGGCGAGATCAACACGGTGCGCGGCAACGTCAACTGGATGTACGCGCGCCGCCGCACGCTCGAGTCGGAGCTTCTCGGCGCCGACCTCGACAAGATGTGGCCGCTGATCCCGCACGGCCAGTCCGACACCGCCTGCATCGACAACGCGCTCGAGCTGCTGGTCGCCGGCGGCTACCCGCTGGCGCACGCGATGATGATGCTGATTCCCGAGGCGTGGGCCGGCAACCCGCTGATGGACCAGAAGCGTCGCGCCTTCTACGAGTACCATGCCGCCCTGATGGAGCCGTGGGACGGCCCGGCCTCGATCGCCTTCACAGATGGCCGCCAGATCGGCGCCACGCTCGACCGCAACGGCCTGCGCCCGGCGCGCTACATCGTCACCGACGACGACCACGTGATCATGGCCTCGGAATCCGGCGTGCTGCCGATTCCCGAGGAGAAGATCGTCAAGAAGTGGCGCCTGCAACCCGGCAAGATGCTGCTGATCGACCTCGAGCAGGGCCGCATCATCGACGACGAGGAGATCAAGCGCACGCTGGCCGAGGCCGAGCCCTACGAGCAGTGGCTCAAGGACACCCAGTACAAGCTCGAGGAGCTGTCGGAGCTGCCCGACCAGCCGATGCCGGCGCCGACCAACGATCCGGCTACCCTGCTCGATCGCCAGCAGGCCTTCGGCTACACCCAGGAGGACGTGCAGTTCTTCCTCGAGCCGATGGCCAAGGAAGGCGACGACCCGGTGGGCTCAATGGGCACCGACACGCCCATCGCCGTGCTCTCCAACAAGTCGAAGCTGCTCTACAACTACTTCAAGCAGAACTTCGCCCAGGTCACCAACCCGCCGATCGATCCGATCCGCGAGGAGCTGGTGATGTCGCTGGTGTCGATGATCGGCCCGCGGCCCAACCTGCTGGGCCACCAGGCCGGCACGCACAAGCGGCTCGAGGTCTCGCAGCCGGTACTGACCAACGCCGACCTCGAGAAGATCCGCTCGATCTCCGAGCTGCTCGACGGCGCCTTCCGCACCGCCACGATCGACACGACGTGGGCCGCGTCCGAGGGCGCCGAGGGGCTCGAGGACGCCATCGAGCGCATCTGCCACGAGGCGACCGACGCGGTGCTGGCCGACAACAACATCCTGATCCTGTCTGATCGCGAGGTATCCGCCGAGCGCATCCCGATTCCCGCCCTGCTCGCCACCGCCGCCGTGCATCACCACCTGATCCGCCAGGGCCTGCGCATGCAGACCGGCCTGGTGGTCGAGACCGGCGAGGCGCGCGAGGTGCATCATTTCTGCGTGCTGGCGGGCTATGGCGCGGAGGCGATCAACCCGTATCTCGCCTTCGAGACGCTGGAGCAGATCCGCGTTCAGAACGGCCTGCCGTTCAAGGCCTACGAGGTCCAGAAGCACTTCATCAAGGCGGTCGGCAAGGGGCTGCTCAAGGTCATGTCCAAGATGGGCATCTCGACCTATCAGTCCTATTGCGGCGCGCAGATCTTCGACGCCGTGGGCCTGCATTCCGACTTCATCGAGAAGTACTTCACCGGCACCGCGACGACGATCGAGGGCGCCGGCCTGCCGGAGATCGCCCATGAAACCGTGCGGCGCCATCGCGACGCCTATGGCGACAGCCCGATCTACCGCAACATGCTCGATGTCGGCGGCGACTACGCCTTCCGCCTGCGCGGCGAGGACCACGCCTGGACGCCGGAATCCGTCGGCAAGCTGCAGCACGCGGTGCGCGGCAACCTGCCCGACGAGTACAAGGCCTTCGCGCGCACGATCAACGAGCAGACCGAGCGGCTGCTGACCATCCGCGGCCTGATGTCGTTCAAGCTCGCCGAGACGCCGGTGCCGATCGACGAGGTCGAGCCGGCCGCCAACATCGTGCGGCGCTTCGCGACCGGCGCCATGAGCTTCGGCTCGATCAGCCGCGAGGCGCACACCACGCTGGCCATCGCCATGAACCGCATCGGCGGCAAGTCGAATACCGGCGAGGGTGGTGAGGAAGTCGATCGGTTCAAGCCGCTGCCCAACGGCGACTCGATGCGTTCGGCGATCAAGCAGGTGGCCTCGGGCCGCTTTGGCGTGACGACCGAGTACCTGGTCAACGCCGACGACCTGCAGATCAAGATGGCCCAGGGCGCCAAGCCCGGGGAGGGCGGCCAGCTGCCTGGCCACAAGGTCGACAAGAACATCGCGCGCGTGCGCCACAGCACGCCGGGCGTCGGCCTGATCTCGCCGCCGCCGCACCACGACATCTATTCGATCGAGGATCTGGCGCAGCTGATCCACGACCTGAAGAACGCCAACCCGCGCGCGCGCGTGTCGGTGAAGCTGGTCTCGGAGGTGGGCGTCGGCACGGTCGCGGCCGGTGTCGCCAAGTGCAAGGCCGACCACGTCACGATCTCCGGCTTCGAGGGCGGCACCGGCGCCTCGCCGCTGACCTCGCTCACGCATGCCGGCTCGCCGTGGGAGATCGGCCTGGCCGAGACCCAGCAGACGCTGGTGCTCAACGGTCTGCGCGGCCGGATTGCCGTGCAGGTCGATGGCGGCCTGCGCACCGGCCGCGACGTCGCCATCGGCGCGCTGCTGGGTGCCGACGAGTTCGGCTTCGCCACCGCGCCGCTGATCGCCGCCGGCTGCATCATGATGCGCAAGTGCCACCTCAACACCTGCCCGGTGGGCGTGGCGACGCAGGACCCGGTGCTGCGCAAGCGCTTCACCGGCCAGCCCGAGCACGTCATCAACTACTTCTTCTTCGTCGCCGAGGAGCTGCGCGAGATCATGGCGCAGCTCGGCTTCCGCACGCTCAATGAGATGATCGGCCGCGTCGACAGGCTCGACATGCGCCGCGCGCTCGACCACTGGAAGGCCAGGGGCGTCGACCTGTCGAAGCTGCTGCACCAGGTGCCGGCGCGCGAGGGCGTGGCGATCTGGAACAGCGAGCGGCAGGATCACGGTCTCGAGCGTGCCCTTGATCATCAGCTGATCGCAGCGGCCGGCCCGGCGCTGGACAAGCGCGACCCGGTGCAGATCGAGCGTGAGGTCCGCAACGTCAATCGCACCGTGGGCGCCATGCTCTCGGGCGAGATCGCCCGGCAGCATGGCCACGCCGGCCTGCCCGAGGGCACGATCTCGGTGAAGCTGAACGGCACCGCCGGCCAGAGCTTCGGCGCCTTCCTGGCGCGCGGCGTGGCGCTGGAGCTGACGGGCGATGCCAACGACTATGTCGGCAAAGGCCTGTCGGGCGGCCGCGTCGTGGTCAAGCAGCCGGCCGGCGCGCCGCGCACGCCGACGGAGAACATCATTGTCGGCAACACGGTGCTCTACGGCGCCATCGCCGGCGAGGCCTACTTCCAGGGCGTCGCCGGCGAGCGCTTCTCGGTGCGCAACTCCGGCGCGGTCTGCGTCGTCGAGGGTACCGGCGATCACGGCTGCGAGTACATGACCGGCGGCGTGGTCGCCGTGCTGGGCGACACCGGGCGCAACTTCGCGGCCGGCATGTCGGGCGGCGTGGCCTATGTCTACGACCCGGCAGACCGCTTCAGGTCGCTGTGCAACATGGCGATGGTCGAGCTCGAGCCGGTGAAGCCGGGCGACGCCGGCAGCGACGCCGAGGAAGCCGACAAGCCGCGCCAGCGCTCGGTCAGCGCCTACGACAACGGCATGGGCGACATGCTGCGCTTCGACGAGGAGCGTCTGCGCATCCTGGTCGAGCGTCACCTGCTCTACACCGGCAGCGAGCGCGCCCGCGAGATCCTCGCCGACTGGGACGAGGCGGTAAAACGTTTCGTCAAGGTGATGCCGAAGGACTACCGACGCGCGCTGCTCGACATGCGTGCGGAACGCACGGCGGCCAAGGCCGTCGCGGCGGAGTAA